One part of the Rhodococcus oxybenzonivorans genome encodes these proteins:
- a CDS encoding glycoside hydrolase family 57 protein — protein MGGVGSGTRPPDHTEPGMFCLVLHSHLPWLAHHGRWPVGEEWLYQSWAASYLPLTAMLRRLSDEGRSHLLTLGITPVLAAQLDDPHCLSGMHHWLGNWQIRAHEAAGMPDAAHRDLGAREHRASADALTDFELRWRHGGSPVLRDLLDREAFELLGGPLAHPFQPLLEPRLREFSLREGLADAKNRWNTTPTGIWGPECAYTPGMEIGYAEAGVTHFMVDGPALRGDTSLGRPVRDSDVVAFGRDLQVSYRVWSPKSGYPGHGAYRDFHTYDHATGLKPARVTGRTVDSADKAPYDPELASAAVDRHVADFVSTVRRRLRGEAERIGRPAVVVAAFDTELFGHWWHEGPEWLEKVLRALPEAGIRVGTLEDARTQGYVGAPVPLENSSWGSGKDWRVWAGEKVSDLVALNSEVVAAALDTVDKARSLGSAPGRPELRNRVNDQILREALMTVSSDWAFMVSKDSAAEYARDRAHKHAHAMREIAAAVAAGNDASAARLAAGWNAADGLFPGLDARRLPARSAASAVGVSGVAS, from the coding sequence ATGGGGGGCGTGGGAAGCGGGACGCGCCCGCCCGACCACACGGAGCCGGGCATGTTCTGCCTGGTTCTGCACTCGCACCTGCCCTGGCTCGCCCATCACGGCCGCTGGCCCGTCGGAGAGGAGTGGCTGTACCAGTCGTGGGCCGCGTCGTACCTTCCCCTCACGGCCATGTTGCGGCGACTGTCCGACGAAGGCCGCTCCCACCTCCTGACTCTGGGGATCACCCCGGTCCTCGCCGCACAACTCGATGATCCGCACTGCCTGTCGGGCATGCATCACTGGCTGGGGAATTGGCAGATCCGAGCTCACGAAGCTGCCGGAATGCCCGATGCCGCACACCGCGATCTCGGCGCCCGGGAGCACCGCGCCTCCGCCGATGCCCTCACCGATTTCGAACTGCGGTGGCGGCACGGCGGCTCGCCCGTCCTACGCGATCTTCTCGATCGGGAAGCCTTCGAGCTTCTCGGCGGCCCCCTCGCGCACCCGTTCCAGCCGCTGCTCGAGCCACGACTGCGCGAATTCTCCTTGAGGGAAGGACTCGCCGACGCGAAGAACAGGTGGAACACCACACCCACGGGCATCTGGGGTCCCGAATGCGCCTACACCCCGGGCATGGAGATCGGCTACGCCGAGGCGGGGGTCACCCACTTCATGGTCGACGGTCCCGCCCTGCGCGGGGACACCTCCCTCGGCCGGCCGGTCCGAGACTCCGACGTGGTCGCGTTCGGCCGCGACCTGCAGGTCAGTTACCGGGTGTGGTCGCCGAAGTCGGGTTACCCAGGCCATGGCGCCTACCGGGACTTCCACACCTACGACCATGCCACCGGACTGAAGCCCGCCCGGGTCACCGGCCGCACGGTGGACTCGGCGGACAAGGCGCCGTACGACCCGGAACTGGCGTCCGCCGCCGTCGACCGGCACGTCGCCGACTTCGTTTCCACGGTCCGCAGGCGACTGCGCGGAGAGGCCGAGCGAATCGGGCGCCCAGCGGTCGTCGTTGCGGCCTTCGATACCGAGTTGTTCGGGCACTGGTGGCACGAAGGGCCCGAGTGGCTCGAGAAGGTGCTGCGCGCTCTCCCCGAGGCGGGAATCCGGGTCGGCACCCTCGAGGACGCCCGCACCCAGGGATACGTCGGTGCGCCGGTCCCCCTGGAGAACTCGTCGTGGGGGTCCGGCAAGGACTGGCGGGTGTGGGCGGGCGAGAAGGTGTCCGATCTGGTGGCACTCAACTCGGAGGTGGTCGCGGCCGCACTGGACACGGTCGACAAAGCCCGTAGCCTCGGTTCTGCACCCGGAAGACCCGAACTCCGCAACCGCGTCAACGATCAGATTCTGCGAGAGGCACTCATGACGGTGTCGAGCGACTGGGCATTCATGGTCAGCAAGGACTCTGCGGCGGAGTATGCGCGCGACCGGGCACACAAGCACGCGCACGCGATGCGCGAGATCGCGGCCGCGGTGGCTGCGGGCAACGACGCGTCGGCGGCGCGCCTCGCGGCCGGATGGAACGCGGCCGACGGCCTGTTCCCCGGTCTGGACGCCCGGCGCCTGCCTGCCCGTTCCGCAGCATCGGCGGTCGGCGTCTCGGGAGTGGCCTCGTGA
- a CDS encoding GNAT family N-acetyltransferase: MTTSSVLRAASDTADTVVVPPRYSLVVSSDREHRVAAQRLRYRVFAAEPGFSVPATTTGLEADRFDEFCDHLLVRHEATGEFVGCYRMLPPDAAAQAGGYYTATEFDISALDPRGNRIVEMGRACVDPDHRSGSVLSLMWSGILHYLQLTGYDWVMGCVSVPMQEHPDVPAGSNVRGVRDLLLSKHGNDPAARVVPRNPVRVAGRSLDEIEPPARPSLPPLLRGCLSICQAALSDSSSRCRWLRFSSASMMRQT, from the coding sequence ATGACAACTTCGTCTGTTCTTCGCGCAGCGAGTGACACCGCCGATACCGTTGTAGTTCCACCCCGGTACTCCCTCGTAGTCTCCTCCGACCGCGAGCATCGGGTGGCGGCCCAGCGGCTGCGTTACCGCGTGTTCGCCGCGGAGCCGGGTTTCTCGGTTCCCGCCACCACCACTGGGCTCGAGGCCGACCGATTCGACGAATTCTGTGACCATCTACTCGTCCGCCACGAGGCCACTGGCGAATTCGTCGGCTGCTACCGCATGCTTCCGCCGGATGCCGCCGCGCAGGCCGGTGGCTATTACACGGCCACCGAGTTCGACATCTCGGCCCTGGACCCGCGAGGCAATCGGATCGTGGAGATGGGCAGGGCGTGCGTCGACCCCGACCACCGTTCCGGCTCGGTACTGAGCCTGATGTGGTCCGGAATTCTCCACTACCTGCAGCTGACCGGCTACGACTGGGTGATGGGCTGCGTGTCCGTGCCCATGCAGGAGCATCCCGATGTCCCGGCCGGCTCCAACGTGCGCGGCGTGCGAGATCTGCTCCTGAGCAAGCACGGCAACGACCCTGCGGCCCGGGTCGTTCCCCGCAACCCGGTCCGCGTGGCCGGCCGATCCCTCGACGAGATCGAGCCACCTGCCCGGCCTTCGCTGCCCCCGTTGCTGCGGGGGTGCCTCTCTATTTGTCAAGCAGCCCTTTCGGATTCTTCCTCGCGTTGTCGGTGGCTGCGTTTTTCGTCGGCGAGCATGATGCGCCAGACGTGA
- a CDS encoding DUF3253 domain-containing protein produces MGVSDRELEDRIRELLYARAADSSICPSDVARAIAPDEWRPLMEPVRQAARRLVAAGEVEITQRGAVVDPDSVRGPIRIRRLRE; encoded by the coding sequence ATGGGCGTCTCGGACCGCGAACTCGAGGATCGTATCCGCGAGCTGCTGTATGCGCGGGCGGCGGATTCGAGTATCTGCCCGTCGGACGTGGCCCGCGCGATCGCCCCCGACGAGTGGCGACCTCTCATGGAGCCGGTGCGGCAGGCCGCCCGACGCCTTGTCGCGGCAGGTGAAGTCGAGATCACCCAGAGGGGTGCGGTGGTGGATCCGGACTCGGTGCGCGGTCCGATCCGGATTCGCCGTCTCCGTGAGTGA
- a CDS encoding glycosyltransferase family 4 protein has product MKILIVSWEYPPVVVGGLGRHVHHLATALAAAGHEVVVLSRRPSGTDASTHPTVTHIEEGVLVVAVAEDPPHFVFGEDMLAWTLAMGHAMVRAGVALHKPGVGEGWQPDVVHAHDWLVAHPAIALAEFYDVPLVSTLHATEAGRHSGWVSGRINRQVHSVEWWLANDSDALITCSASMQDEVTTLYGPQLPPITVIRNGIDVTTWNFRRRAPRSGPPKLLFVGRLEYEKGVQDAIAALPRIRRSHPGTTLSIAGEGTQFTWLYQQARTHRVARAVNFLGNLDHSELLSWLHGADAIVLPSRYEPFGIIALEAAASGTPLVTSTAGGLGEAVVDGVTGMSFLPGDVTGLTSAVREVLDDPAAAQQRAVAARDRLTADFDWHTVAEDTAHVYAGAKRRVRHPLARPVIPERPLPGR; this is encoded by the coding sequence GTGAAGATCCTCATCGTGTCGTGGGAGTACCCGCCGGTGGTCGTGGGCGGCCTCGGCCGCCACGTGCACCACCTCGCGACCGCTCTTGCCGCCGCCGGCCACGAGGTGGTGGTGCTGTCGCGGCGGCCGTCGGGAACCGATGCGTCCACGCACCCCACCGTCACCCACATCGAAGAAGGCGTACTCGTCGTCGCCGTCGCCGAGGATCCGCCGCATTTCGTGTTCGGCGAGGACATGCTGGCGTGGACACTTGCGATGGGGCATGCCATGGTGCGGGCCGGCGTCGCCCTGCACAAGCCGGGTGTCGGAGAAGGCTGGCAGCCCGACGTGGTGCATGCCCACGACTGGCTGGTGGCACATCCGGCCATCGCACTCGCCGAATTCTACGATGTGCCTTTGGTATCCACGTTGCACGCCACCGAAGCCGGCCGCCACAGCGGCTGGGTGTCGGGCCGCATCAACCGTCAGGTGCATTCGGTCGAATGGTGGCTGGCCAACGACTCCGATGCGCTGATCACCTGCTCGGCATCGATGCAGGACGAGGTGACCACCCTATACGGTCCTCAGCTCCCGCCGATCACTGTGATACGCAACGGGATCGACGTGACCACGTGGAATTTCCGTCGGCGCGCGCCGCGATCGGGTCCACCCAAACTGTTGTTCGTCGGCCGCCTCGAGTACGAGAAGGGGGTGCAGGATGCGATCGCCGCGCTTCCCCGTATCCGCCGGAGTCACCCGGGGACCACGCTGTCGATCGCGGGTGAGGGCACCCAGTTCACCTGGCTCTATCAGCAGGCCCGCACTCACCGCGTTGCCCGTGCCGTCAACTTCCTCGGCAATCTCGACCACTCCGAACTGCTGAGCTGGCTCCACGGCGCCGATGCGATCGTGCTGCCCAGCCGTTACGAGCCGTTCGGCATCATCGCGCTCGAGGCTGCCGCCTCCGGAACTCCGCTGGTGACGTCTACTGCCGGTGGTCTCGGCGAGGCGGTCGTAGACGGAGTGACCGGCATGTCCTTCCTCCCCGGCGATGTCACGGGACTCACCTCCGCGGTTCGGGAGGTCCTCGACGATCCCGCGGCGGCGCAGCAACGAGCAGTGGCCGCCCGCGACCGCCTCACCGCGGATTTCGACTGGCACACAGTGGCCGAGGACACGGCACACGTTTACGCCGGTGCCAAACGCCGCGTGCGACATCCCTTGGCGCGCCCGGTTATTCCCGAGCGCCCCCTACCCGGACGCTGA
- a CDS encoding electron transfer flavoprotein subunit beta/FixA family protein, whose amino-acid sequence MTNIVVLIKQVPDTWSERKLTDGDYTLDREAADAVLDEINERAVEEALLIKEAQGGEVTVLSAGPDRATDAIRKALSMGADKAVHINDPALHGSDAIQTAWTLAAALGQITFENDEPADLIIAGNEATDGRMGAIPAIIAEYLGIPQLTQLRKLTVADGVATGERETDEGVFGLEANLPAIVSVTEKINEPRFPSFKGIMAAKKKEVITYTLADLGVDPETVGVANAGTTVTASTPKPPRTAGERIVDEGDGGSKIAAYLVGQKII is encoded by the coding sequence ATGACGAACATCGTTGTTTTGATCAAGCAGGTCCCCGACACATGGTCCGAGCGCAAGCTGACCGACGGTGACTACACGCTTGACCGCGAGGCCGCCGACGCCGTGCTCGACGAGATCAACGAGCGGGCCGTCGAAGAGGCGCTTCTCATCAAGGAAGCGCAGGGCGGCGAGGTGACCGTGTTGTCCGCAGGTCCGGACCGCGCCACCGACGCCATCCGCAAGGCCCTGTCCATGGGTGCCGACAAGGCTGTGCACATCAATGACCCCGCACTCCACGGTTCCGACGCGATCCAGACGGCGTGGACGCTTGCGGCCGCTCTCGGACAGATCACGTTCGAGAACGACGAGCCCGCCGACCTGATCATCGCCGGCAACGAGGCCACCGACGGCCGGATGGGCGCGATTCCCGCGATCATCGCCGAGTACCTGGGCATCCCGCAGCTCACGCAGCTGCGCAAGCTCACGGTTGCCGACGGTGTCGCGACCGGTGAGCGGGAGACCGACGAGGGTGTGTTCGGCCTCGAGGCGAACCTGCCTGCCATCGTGAGCGTCACCGAGAAGATCAACGAGCCCCGTTTCCCCTCCTTCAAGGGCATCATGGCCGCGAAGAAGAAGGAAGTCATCACCTACACCCTGGCCGACCTCGGGGTGGACCCGGAGACCGTCGGTGTCGCGAACGCGGGCACCACCGTCACCGCCTCGACGCCCAAGCCCCCGCGTACCGCTGGTGAGCGCATCGTCGACGAGGGCGACGGCGGCAGCAAGATCGCCGCATACCTCGTCGGCCAGAAGATCATCTGA
- a CDS encoding electron transfer flavoprotein subunit alpha/FixB family protein — translation MAEVLVLVEHAEGALKKVSTELITAARALGEPAAVVTGPAGTADKLADALAAAGAAKIYVAESDDIEGYLVTPKVDVLASLVESAAPAAVITAASIEGKEVSGRLAARIGSGLLCDVVDVKSDGSAVHSIFGGAFTVEAKANGDVPVISVRPGAIEAKPEAGAGEKVEVEVPAQDEGVVKITSRDPIVGGDRPELTEATVVVSGGRGVGSADKFSVVEELADSLGAAVGASRAAVDSGYYPGQFQVGQTGKTVSPQLYIALGISGAIQHRAGMQTSKTIVAVNKDEEAPIFEIADFGIVGDLFNVAPQLTEAVKTHKG, via the coding sequence ATGGCAGAAGTACTGGTGCTCGTCGAGCACGCAGAGGGTGCACTGAAGAAGGTCAGCACCGAACTGATCACGGCCGCTCGCGCGCTCGGTGAGCCGGCCGCAGTGGTCACCGGTCCCGCCGGTACCGCGGACAAGCTCGCCGACGCACTCGCGGCTGCGGGCGCAGCCAAGATCTATGTCGCCGAGTCGGATGACATCGAGGGCTATCTGGTGACCCCGAAGGTCGACGTCCTCGCGTCGCTCGTCGAGTCCGCTGCCCCGGCCGCGGTCATCACCGCCGCGAGCATCGAAGGCAAAGAGGTCTCCGGACGTCTCGCCGCCCGCATCGGATCCGGCCTGCTCTGCGACGTCGTCGACGTGAAGTCCGACGGCAGCGCTGTGCACTCCATCTTCGGTGGCGCGTTCACCGTCGAAGCGAAGGCCAACGGTGACGTCCCGGTCATCTCGGTGCGTCCGGGTGCCATCGAGGCGAAGCCGGAGGCAGGCGCGGGCGAAAAGGTCGAGGTCGAGGTTCCCGCGCAGGACGAGGGCGTCGTCAAGATCACCTCGCGTGATCCGATCGTTGGCGGCGACCGGCCCGAGCTCACCGAGGCGACCGTCGTCGTCTCCGGTGGCCGTGGCGTCGGCAGCGCGGACAAGTTCTCCGTCGTCGAGGAGCTCGCCGATTCGCTCGGCGCCGCGGTGGGCGCCTCGCGTGCCGCTGTGGACTCCGGCTACTACCCGGGCCAGTTCCAGGTCGGTCAGACCGGCAAGACGGTCTCCCCGCAGCTGTACATCGCGCTCGGCATCTCCGGTGCCATCCAGCACCGCGCAGGTATGCAGACCTCGAAGACCATCGTCGCCGTGAACAAGGACGAGGAAGCGCCGATCTTCGAGATCGCCGACTTCGGCATCGTCGGCGACCTGTTCAACGTGGCTCCGCAGCTCACCGAGGCTGTCAAGACCCACAAGGGCTAG
- a CDS encoding class I SAM-dependent methyltransferase: protein MSESFVGDRENAPLPATGDEQLPLTGERTVPGIPEENYWFRRHEVVYRDLLPRCAGRTVLEAGSGEGYGANMIADVAKRVTGLDYDISAVEHVRARYPRVEMLHGNLAELPLGDASVDAVVNFQVIEHLWDQAQFLRECFRVLTPGGELLVSTPNRITFSPGRDTPLNPFHTRELDATELTELLEETGFTVSLMTGVHHGERLKALDAKHGGSFIGAQIDRALAGEPWPPELTRDVEGITVDDFVLREGNIDDSLDLVAVAVKDPVQ, encoded by the coding sequence GTGAGCGAATCATTTGTCGGCGACCGCGAGAACGCACCGCTGCCCGCAACCGGAGACGAGCAACTGCCCCTCACGGGCGAGCGGACCGTGCCCGGCATCCCCGAGGAGAACTACTGGTTCCGGCGTCACGAGGTGGTCTACCGCGACCTCCTGCCCCGCTGCGCCGGCCGGACCGTCCTCGAAGCAGGATCGGGAGAAGGCTACGGCGCCAACATGATTGCCGACGTGGCGAAGCGCGTCACCGGCCTCGACTACGACATTTCCGCAGTCGAACACGTTCGGGCCCGGTACCCCCGGGTCGAGATGTTGCACGGCAACTTGGCCGAGCTTCCCCTCGGCGATGCCTCGGTGGACGCCGTCGTCAATTTTCAGGTAATCGAACATCTCTGGGATCAAGCGCAGTTTCTGCGGGAGTGCTTCCGCGTGTTGACGCCGGGCGGCGAACTTCTCGTCAGCACCCCCAACCGAATTACGTTCTCGCCCGGTCGGGACACACCGCTCAACCCTTTCCACACCCGTGAACTCGACGCCACCGAGTTGACCGAGCTGCTCGAGGAAACGGGGTTCACGGTGTCGCTGATGACCGGCGTCCACCACGGTGAACGGCTGAAGGCCCTCGACGCCAAGCACGGTGGTTCGTTCATCGGCGCCCAGATCGACCGGGCCCTCGCGGGCGAACCCTGGCCACCGGAACTCACCCGTGACGTCGAGGGCATCACGGTCGACGACTTCGTCTTGCGCGAGGGCAACATCGACGACAGCCTCGACCTCGTAGCCGTCGCGGTGAAGGATCCCGTGCAGTGA
- a CDS encoding PQQ-binding-like beta-propeller repeat protein, whose protein sequence is MRRVLRSSVLALATISAVVLSGCGGGAHVDDIFSAGGWPGMHADARNSDTSPVTGSRDISLAWSRPLGGPVANYASVAASGQIFLTARTEKGCNLFSFQMESGRKRWCRQLAPGVVASTPVVDGAANVYVGENGAMNSFNEHGQLRWRTPVVGTPLSAQFTGDGNLLFITQLGQISVLDPQTGQKVVASYDLIPPPSVADGANVDILPDDKGLSGCFFGSPDCPVANMPAIDLASGTFYFTFYAPGATEADLVAMKYSGGDNPTISQEWSSDTLPGGSASSPDLSADGSVVYINDNWGTVWAIDAATGDPKWSYDIGYAAAGSPSTSADGLIIPAGGLDGHLLALQDKGDHAELVWERKDLRHLGVPAQTAGSTGYSVVREGVDGLAVLTFDTSTGETLDQDTLPGAKGFTVGTSIGPEGEVLTPTLLGELFVLR, encoded by the coding sequence ATGCGGCGGGTCCTACGTTCGTCAGTACTGGCGCTGGCGACGATCTCGGCTGTCGTCCTCAGCGGCTGCGGGGGCGGGGCGCACGTCGACGACATCTTCTCCGCGGGCGGGTGGCCGGGGATGCATGCGGACGCCCGCAACAGTGACACCAGTCCGGTGACAGGGTCGCGCGACATCTCACTCGCGTGGTCGCGGCCCCTCGGTGGGCCGGTGGCGAACTACGCATCCGTGGCGGCAAGCGGCCAGATCTTCCTCACCGCTCGCACCGAGAAGGGGTGCAATCTCTTCTCCTTCCAGATGGAGAGCGGCCGCAAACGCTGGTGCCGCCAGCTTGCCCCCGGAGTCGTGGCGTCCACCCCGGTGGTCGACGGCGCCGCCAATGTCTACGTGGGCGAGAACGGCGCCATGAACTCGTTCAACGAACACGGCCAGTTACGTTGGCGCACACCGGTGGTCGGAACGCCGCTGTCGGCACAATTCACGGGCGACGGCAACCTCCTGTTCATCACCCAGCTCGGGCAGATCAGCGTGCTCGATCCGCAGACCGGGCAGAAAGTGGTGGCGTCGTACGACCTCATCCCACCACCGTCCGTCGCCGACGGCGCGAACGTGGACATCCTTCCCGACGACAAGGGCCTCAGCGGCTGCTTCTTCGGCTCCCCCGACTGCCCGGTGGCCAACATGCCGGCCATCGACCTGGCGTCCGGCACGTTCTACTTCACGTTCTATGCGCCCGGCGCGACCGAGGCCGACCTCGTCGCGATGAAATACTCCGGCGGCGACAATCCCACGATCAGCCAGGAATGGTCCAGCGACACCCTGCCGGGGGGCAGCGCATCGAGCCCCGATCTGTCGGCTGACGGTTCCGTCGTCTACATCAACGACAACTGGGGCACGGTGTGGGCGATCGACGCTGCGACCGGTGATCCGAAGTGGAGTTACGACATCGGGTACGCCGCAGCAGGTAGCCCGTCGACGTCCGCGGACGGTCTGATCATTCCCGCGGGCGGACTCGACGGCCACCTCCTCGCACTGCAGGACAAGGGCGACCACGCCGAACTCGTTTGGGAGCGCAAGGATCTACGGCATTTGGGAGTCCCCGCCCAGACGGCCGGATCCACCGGCTACTCGGTGGTCCGCGAGGGTGTCGACGGACTGGCGGTGCTCACGTTCGACACCTCCACCGGCGAAACGCTCGATCAGGACACCCTGCCGGGGGCGAAGGGATTCACCGTCGGCACGTCCATCGGCCCTGAGGGTGAGGTCCTCACTCCGACGCTGCTCGGGGAGCTGTTCGTCCTCCGCTGA
- a CDS encoding acyltransferase, protein MTSMWGAPLRTRWKGSRRKDSEQARFLTLDSLRWVLANKAYTPWYLVRYYRLAKFKLANPHVILRGMVFLGKRVEIHSTPDLSRLEIGRWVHIGDGNAIRCHEGSLRIGDKVVFGKDNVVNTYLDIEIGASTLVADWCYITDFDHRMDDINVPIKDQGIVKGPVRIGPDTWVAAKVTVLRNTRVGRGCVLGAHAVVKGDIPDFSIAVGSPAKAVKNRRAEWEAGAEERAKYIAALEDIARKKAAREG, encoded by the coding sequence ATGACGAGCATGTGGGGCGCACCGTTGCGTACGAGGTGGAAGGGATCCCGGCGGAAGGACAGCGAGCAGGCCCGCTTCCTGACCCTCGACTCGCTGCGCTGGGTGCTGGCGAACAAGGCGTACACCCCGTGGTACCTGGTGCGGTACTACCGGCTGGCCAAGTTCAAGCTCGCCAACCCGCACGTGATCCTGCGGGGCATGGTGTTCCTCGGCAAGCGCGTGGAGATCCACTCGACTCCGGATCTGTCCCGCCTCGAAATCGGTCGCTGGGTCCACATCGGTGACGGCAACGCGATCCGGTGCCACGAGGGGTCGCTGCGCATCGGCGACAAGGTGGTGTTCGGCAAGGACAATGTGGTCAACACGTACCTCGACATCGAGATCGGAGCGTCCACGCTCGTCGCCGACTGGTGCTACATCACCGACTTCGATCACCGCATGGACGACATCAACGTGCCCATCAAGGATCAGGGCATTGTGAAGGGCCCGGTACGCATCGGTCCCGATACCTGGGTGGCCGCGAAGGTCACGGTGCTCCGCAACACCCGGGTGGGACGCGGTTGCGTGCTCGGCGCCCACGCCGTCGTCAAGGGCGACATCCCTGATTTCAGCATCGCAGTGGGATCGCCCGCGAAGGCCGTGAAGAATCGCAGGGCCGAGTGGGAGGCCGGCGCCGAGGAGCGGGCCAAGTACATCGCCGCACTCGAGGACATTGCCCGCAAGAAGGCCGCCCGGGAGGGCTGA
- a CDS encoding THUMP-like domain-containing protein: MGYAFTPEDVEFLQSAAGAAALAEVDELALTTSTRLADIGRARSRFGSRVAMLVETVLLRRKASAKLPGSEHWLFTDDALQQATPRAVAAHRARRLAERNVHDVTCSIGAELAAVIGTADTVVGSDIDPVRLRMARHNVPAAAIVRADALVPCTRDTVVLADPARRSGGRRTHDPAALEPPLPDLIDAYRGRDLAVKCAPGLAFDRLDWEGEVEVVSLDGGVREACLWSAGLSGAGVTRRASVLDSGGAVWTVTDAEDDDIPERAPGEWIVDPDGAVVRAGLVRHYAARHGLWQLDPRIAYLTGDSVPAGVRGFRILEQVKYSEKSLRQELARHDCGAAEILVRGVDVDPAVLRPKLKLRGSRSLSVVITRIGRSGVAFICAPRP, translated from the coding sequence TTGGGCTATGCGTTCACTCCCGAAGACGTGGAGTTCCTGCAGAGTGCTGCAGGCGCAGCAGCTCTCGCCGAGGTAGACGAACTTGCGTTGACCACGTCGACGCGCCTGGCCGATATCGGCCGGGCGCGTTCGCGTTTCGGCTCTCGGGTAGCCATGCTGGTGGAGACGGTGCTGTTGCGGCGCAAGGCCTCGGCCAAGTTGCCCGGCAGCGAGCACTGGCTCTTCACCGATGATGCACTGCAACAGGCGACTCCGCGTGCCGTGGCAGCCCACCGCGCGAGGCGCCTGGCAGAGCGGAACGTTCACGACGTGACCTGCTCGATCGGTGCGGAACTCGCTGCTGTCATCGGGACGGCCGATACGGTGGTCGGCAGCGACATCGATCCCGTCCGGCTGCGCATGGCCCGGCACAATGTGCCCGCTGCGGCGATCGTGCGCGCAGACGCATTGGTGCCGTGTACCCGCGACACCGTCGTGCTCGCAGATCCGGCGCGGCGGTCGGGTGGCAGGCGCACGCATGATCCCGCTGCTCTCGAGCCGCCACTACCCGACCTCATCGACGCGTACCGAGGCCGTGATCTCGCGGTGAAATGCGCTCCCGGCCTCGCTTTCGATCGGCTCGACTGGGAAGGCGAGGTCGAGGTCGTGTCCCTCGACGGTGGCGTCCGTGAGGCGTGCCTGTGGTCGGCCGGACTGTCGGGCGCCGGAGTCACTCGCCGGGCAAGCGTCCTCGACTCCGGAGGCGCGGTGTGGACGGTGACGGACGCCGAGGACGACGACATCCCCGAACGCGCGCCGGGGGAGTGGATCGTCGATCCTGACGGGGCTGTTGTCCGGGCGGGTTTGGTGCGGCACTACGCCGCCCGGCACGGACTGTGGCAGCTCGATCCTCGGATCGCTTATCTCACGGGCGATTCGGTTCCCGCGGGCGTGCGGGGCTTTCGAATTCTCGAGCAGGTGAAATATTCGGAGAAGTCGCTGCGGCAGGAGCTCGCCCGCCACGACTGCGGTGCGGCGGAGATCCTCGTGCGCGGCGTCGACGTTGATCCGGCCGTGCTGCGTCCCAAGTTGAAGCTCCGCGGAAGCCGCTCGCTCAGTGTGGTGATCACGCGGATCGGCCGATCGGGCGTCGCCTTCATCTGCGCTCCGCGCCCGTGA